A single region of the Phormidium ambiguum IAM M-71 genome encodes:
- a CDS encoding DUF5674 family protein: MVLIIREPTTPEQINQMAETYFGLRIKLAVDVVREIVAGGGELHADCEQALLEDGSQQVNIWGADWYPETKEVGFESLINIRPRQQNRSMEIQNPDLRQRIETIVRNLLEVS, encoded by the coding sequence ATGGTACTGATTATCCGCGAACCCACTACCCCAGAACAAATCAATCAGATGGCAGAGACTTATTTTGGACTGAGAATTAAACTAGCAGTAGATGTAGTAAGGGAAATTGTGGCTGGAGGAGGGGAACTTCATGCAGACTGCGAACAAGCTTTGTTAGAAGATGGCAGTCAACAAGTAAATATTTGGGGTGCTGACTGGTATCCAGAAACTAAAGAGGTCGGTTTTGAATCCCTAATAAATATCCGACCTCGGCAGCAAAATCGGTCAATGGAAATCCAAAATCCCGATCTAAGACAGAGAATAGAAACAATTGTGCGTAATTTATTGGAGGTCAGTTAA